One Tripterygium wilfordii isolate XIE 37 chromosome 10, ASM1340144v1, whole genome shotgun sequence DNA segment encodes these proteins:
- the LOC120007036 gene encoding L-ascorbate oxidase homolog isoform X4, whose amino-acid sequence MINTTRTIRLQNSAPVINCKHRYAVNSVSFIPADNPLKLADYFKISGVVSLHSITTVPLVLVLTSKLLSWQPTLEMYPNSWTAVYMPLDDVGMWNVRSENWARQYLGQQFYLRVYSPANSWRDEYPIPSNALLCG is encoded by the exons ATGATCAACACAACTCGTACAATTCGACTTCAGAATTCTGCTCCAGTTATTAATTGCAAGCACCGATATGCTGTCAATAGTGTGTCCTTCATACCAGCTGACAATCCTCTTAAGCTTGCTGACTATTTCAAGATATCAGGAGTTGTCAGCCTTCATAGTATCACAACAGTCCCACTGGTGCTGGTGCTTACCTCCAAACTTCTGTCATGGCAGCCGACTTTAGAG ATGTATCCAAATTCATGGACTGCGGTTTATATGCCTCTGGACGATGTAGGAATGTGGAACGTGAGGTCTGAGAACTGGGCACGCCAGTACTTAGGACAACAATTCTATCTTCGTGTATATTCACCTGCAAACTCATGGAGGGATGAATATCCGATCCCAAGCAATGCTCTACTATGTGGTTGA
- the LOC120007036 gene encoding L-ascorbate oxidase homolog isoform X3 yields the protein MFRLMHCDLVDGSCLSCWIYAAVRPNLQGCYHYGMINTTRTIRLQNSAPVINCKHRYAVNSVSFIPADNPLKLADYFKISGVVSLHSITTVPLVLMYPNSWTAVYMPLDDVGMWNVRSENWARQYLGQQFYLRVYSPANSWRDEYPIPSNALLCG from the exons ATGTTTCGTCTCATGCATTGTGACCTTGTTGACGGTTCCTGTCTCAGTTGTTGGATATATGCGGCTGTTAGACCAAATCTGCAAGGTTGTTATCATTATGGAATGATCAACACAACTCGTACAATTCGACTTCAGAATTCTGCTCCAGTTATTAATTGCAAGCACCGATATGCTGTCAATAGTGTGTCCTTCATACCAGCTGACAATCCTCTTAAGCTTGCTGACTATTTCAAGATATCAGGAGTTGTCAGCCTTCATAGTATCACAACAGTCCCACTGGTGCTG ATGTATCCAAATTCATGGACTGCGGTTTATATGCCTCTGGACGATGTAGGAATGTGGAACGTGAGGTCTGAGAACTGGGCACGCCAGTACTTAGGACAACAATTCTATCTTCGTGTATATTCACCTGCAAACTCATGGAGGGATGAATATCCGATCCCAAGCAATGCTCTACTATGTGGTTGA
- the LOC120007036 gene encoding L-ascorbate oxidase homolog isoform X2: MVESTCWIYAAVRPNLQGCYHYGMINTTRTIRLQNSAPVINCKHRYAVNSVSFIPADNPLKLADYFKISGVVSLHSITTVPLVLVLTSKLLSWQPTLEMYPNSWTAVYMPLDDVGMWNVRSENWARQYLGQQFYLRVYSPANSWRDEYPIPSNALLCG, encoded by the exons ATG GTGGAATCAAC TTGTTGGATATATGCGGCTGTTAGACCAAATCTGCAAGGTTGTTATCATTATGGAATGATCAACACAACTCGTACAATTCGACTTCAGAATTCTGCTCCAGTTATTAATTGCAAGCACCGATATGCTGTCAATAGTGTGTCCTTCATACCAGCTGACAATCCTCTTAAGCTTGCTGACTATTTCAAGATATCAGGAGTTGTCAGCCTTCATAGTATCACAACAGTCCCACTGGTGCTGGTGCTTACCTCCAAACTTCTGTCATGGCAGCCGACTTTAGAG ATGTATCCAAATTCATGGACTGCGGTTTATATGCCTCTGGACGATGTAGGAATGTGGAACGTGAGGTCTGAGAACTGGGCACGCCAGTACTTAGGACAACAATTCTATCTTCGTGTATATTCACCTGCAAACTCATGGAGGGATGAATATCCGATCCCAAGCAATGCTCTACTATGTGGTTGA
- the LOC120007036 gene encoding L-ascorbate oxidase homolog isoform X1, whose protein sequence is MFRLMHCDLVDGSCLSCWIYAAVRPNLQGCYHYGMINTTRTIRLQNSAPVINCKHRYAVNSVSFIPADNPLKLADYFKISGVVSLHSITTVPLVLVLTSKLLSWQPTLEMYPNSWTAVYMPLDDVGMWNVRSENWARQYLGQQFYLRVYSPANSWRDEYPIPSNALLCG, encoded by the exons ATGTTTCGTCTCATGCATTGTGACCTTGTTGACGGTTCCTGTCTCAGTTGTTGGATATATGCGGCTGTTAGACCAAATCTGCAAGGTTGTTATCATTATGGAATGATCAACACAACTCGTACAATTCGACTTCAGAATTCTGCTCCAGTTATTAATTGCAAGCACCGATATGCTGTCAATAGTGTGTCCTTCATACCAGCTGACAATCCTCTTAAGCTTGCTGACTATTTCAAGATATCAGGAGTTGTCAGCCTTCATAGTATCACAACAGTCCCACTGGTGCTGGTGCTTACCTCCAAACTTCTGTCATGGCAGCCGACTTTAGAG ATGTATCCAAATTCATGGACTGCGGTTTATATGCCTCTGGACGATGTAGGAATGTGGAACGTGAGGTCTGAGAACTGGGCACGCCAGTACTTAGGACAACAATTCTATCTTCGTGTATATTCACCTGCAAACTCATGGAGGGATGAATATCCGATCCCAAGCAATGCTCTACTATGTGGTTGA